The Cervus elaphus chromosome 12, mCerEla1.1, whole genome shotgun sequence genome includes a region encoding these proteins:
- the GPR65 gene encoding psychosine receptor, with protein sequence MNSTCIDEQHDLDHYLFPVVYVFVVIVSIPANVGSLCVSFLQAKQENELGIYLFSLSLSDLLYASTLPLWINYTWNRDNWTLSPSLCKGSAFLMYLNFYSSTAFLTCIAIDRYLAVVYPLRFFFLRSRKCAFMVSLAIWILETILNAVILWEDETAVEYCDAKKSNFTLCYDKYPLENWQIRFNFARTCIGYMIPLVVIMTCNKKVYQAVRQNQATENREKKRIIKLLVSITLTFILCFTPFHVMLLIRSVLEHNMNLKEQVFDHSKSGKQSYKIYRITVALTSLNCVADPILYCFITETGRSDMWNILKFFTGKLNKSKRQRKRVLSVSTKDTIELDILQ encoded by the coding sequence ATGAACAGCACCTGCATCGACGAGCAGCATGACTTGGACCACTACTTGTTCCCAGTGGTTTACGTCTTCGTGGTGATCGTCAGCATTCCAGCCAACGTcggttctctgtgtgtgtcttttctgCAGGCAAAGCAAGAAAACGAATTAGGCATTTACCTCTTCAGCTTATCCCTCTCGGACCTGCTCTATGCCTCAACGCTTCCTCTGTGGATCAATTACACCTGGAATAGAGACAACTGGAcgctctccccctccctctgcaaAGGGAGCGCTTTTCTCATGTACCTGAATTTTTACAGCAGCACAGCTTTCCTCACCTGCATCGCGATCGATCGCTACTTGGCAGTGGTCTACCCCCTGAGGTTCTTTTTTCTAAGGTCGAGAAAATGTGCGTTCATGGTCAGCCTTGCCATCTGGATTTTGGAAACCATCCTCAACGCGGTTATTCTGTGGGAAGATGAAACAGCTGTCGAATATTGTGATGCCAAGAAGTCTAACTTTACTTTATGCTATGACAAATATCCTTTGGAGAACTGGCAAATCAGGTTTAACTTTGCTAGGACGTGTATAGGGTATATGATACCTTTGGTCGTGATAATGACTTGCAACAAGAAAGTTTACCAAGCTGTGCGGCAAAATCAAGCCACGGAAaacagggaaaagaagagaatcataAAACTACTGGTCAGTATCACGTTGACTTTTATCTTGTGTTTTACCCCCTTTCATGTGATGTTGCTGATTCGCAGCGTTTTGGAGCACAACATGAACTTAAAAGAACAAGTATTTGACCATTCCAAGTCTGGGAAACAGAGTTATAAGATCTATAGAATCACAGTTGCATTAACAAGTTTAAATTGTGTTGCTGACCCAATCCTGTACTGCTTCATAACTGAGACAGGAAGATCAGATATGTGGAATATACTAAAGTTCTTTACTGGGAAGCTTAATAaatcaaaaagacaaagaaaacgtGTACTTTCTGTATCTACCAAAGATACTATAGAATTAGACATCCTGCAATAG